A genomic stretch from Mycobacterium cookii includes:
- a CDS encoding phthiotriol/phenolphthiotriol dimycocerosates methyltransferase: protein MPTTKERVTDIGYRGYKAFMNKVWYPFLTRRLNTQDVTFLNYGYEADPPLNLPLDDNDAANRYSINLYNQVASQIDLAGKKVLECSCGHGGGASYIMRTFKPAEYTGLDYNPDGIAYCNAHHKLPGLTFVHGNAEDLPFGDNTFDAIVNVEASHAYPNLSKFLSEVTRVLKPGGSLLYADFRGRPEFPVWEGALDAMPLRQVSMRVINDGVIRSLDASAQHKLDLISAQLPKWFRPFGRHFAGVPGTGIYNVIESGGAEYRIYQFIKD, encoded by the coding sequence ATGCCCACGACTAAGGAACGCGTCACCGACATCGGCTACCGCGGCTACAAGGCCTTCATGAACAAGGTCTGGTACCCGTTCCTGACCCGTCGGCTCAACACCCAGGACGTCACCTTCCTCAATTACGGGTACGAAGCCGACCCGCCGCTGAACCTTCCGCTGGACGACAACGACGCGGCCAACCGGTACTCGATCAACCTGTACAACCAAGTTGCCTCGCAGATCGACCTCGCCGGCAAGAAGGTGCTGGAGTGCAGCTGCGGCCACGGCGGCGGCGCCTCGTACATCATGCGCACGTTCAAGCCCGCCGAGTACACCGGGCTGGATTACAACCCGGACGGTATCGCCTACTGCAATGCGCATCACAAGCTGCCCGGCCTGACCTTTGTGCACGGCAACGCCGAAGACCTGCCGTTCGGAGACAACACATTTGACGCGATCGTGAATGTCGAAGCCTCACATGCTTATCCGAACCTGTCGAAGTTCCTCTCCGAGGTCACGCGCGTGCTGAAGCCGGGCGGCAGCCTGCTCTACGCCGACTTCCGCGGCCGTCCCGAATTCCCGGTCTGGGAGGGCGCTCTGGACGCGATGCCGCTGCGTCAGGTGTCCATGCGGGTCATCAACGACGGCGTGATCCGCTCACTGGATGCCAGCGCGCAGCACAAGCTCGACCTGATCAGTGCGCAGCTGCCCAAGTGGTTCCGGCCGTTCGGCCGCCACTTCGCCGGGGTGCCGGGTACCGG